One window from the genome of Enterococcus haemoperoxidus ATCC BAA-382 encodes:
- a CDS encoding DNA topology modulation protein, translating to MKKIILIGSSGAGKSTLSLKLGEKLDIEVFHLDKLLWKPNWEMTDREYQNEIQNNLIMKPSWIIDGNYGGTLDIRMKAADTIIFLDRNRFVCIYQILKRVKKYNGITRPDMQNNCPEKFDLSFLKWVWNFPNRQRIDILRILQTVPKTKKVIVLKNKKQIQLFLDEL from the coding sequence ATGAAAAAGATTATTTTAATTGGCTCAAGTGGAGCTGGGAAGTCGACATTATCACTTAAACTAGGCGAAAAATTAGATATTGAAGTTTTTCATTTAGATAAACTACTTTGGAAGCCTAACTGGGAAATGACAGATAGAGAGTACCAAAATGAAATACAAAATAATCTAATCATGAAGCCTTCATGGATTATTGACGGAAATTACGGCGGAACACTGGATATTAGAATGAAAGCGGCAGATACTATAATATTTTTAGATAGAAATAGATTCGTTTGTATTTATCAGATTTTAAAAAGAGTAAAAAAATATAACGGGATAACCAGACCTGATATGCAAAATAATTGTCCAGAGAAGTTTGATTTAAGCTTTTTAAAGTGGGTTTGGAATTTTCCTAACAGACAAAGAATTGATATTCTAAGAATATTACAAACTGTACCAAAAACTAAGAAAGTAATAGTTTTAAAAAATAAAAAACAGATTCAACTTTTTTTAGATGAGCTATAA
- a CDS encoding YcjF family protein has protein sequence MKKMFKKKTADEKKSNLNKVTKSEQLKEIVNVDSKADEKEFESFFSEVIKKFPEKTSSIILNSYGKSKERAEKVLDKSKSQFDSVFDEFLEGVDEDTRKKCHKTVHAASLTAAIVGCSPIPFSDAFLLVPIQLTMMARLHKIFGQSWSESMGKSLGKEIVVVGLGKSAVGNILKFIPAVGTVAGAAINATVASTITETLGWITVKMLNDGEDIFEQTMTFKGQFKTLFNAVQNSNKKSK, from the coding sequence ATGAAGAAAATGTTTAAGAAAAAAACTGCAGATGAAAAAAAATCTAACCTAAATAAAGTAACGAAAAGTGAACAGCTTAAAGAAATTGTAAATGTGGATAGTAAAGCGGATGAAAAAGAATTTGAATCATTTTTCTCTGAAGTAATAAAAAAATTTCCTGAAAAAACATCCTCAATTATTCTTAATAGTTACGGGAAATCAAAAGAGCGTGCGGAAAAAGTTCTGGATAAAAGTAAAAGTCAATTTGATAGTGTTTTTGATGAATTTTTGGAAGGTGTGGACGAAGATACGCGGAAAAAATGTCATAAAACGGTTCATGCTGCATCCTTAACAGCGGCTATTGTAGGTTGCTCGCCTATTCCTTTTTCAGACGCCTTTCTACTTGTTCCGATTCAATTAACTATGATGGCTCGTTTACATAAAATATTTGGACAATCGTGGTCTGAAAGTATGGGTAAGAGTTTAGGGAAGGAAATTGTCGTTGTCGGTCTTGGGAAAAGTGCGGTTGGAAACATACTAAAGTTTATTCCTGCAGTTGGAACTGTTGCTGGTGCTGCTATTAATGCTACGGTTGCAAGCACAATTACAGAAACACTAGGTTGGATAACGGTAAAAATGTTAAATGATGGTGAAGATATCTTTGAACAAACGATGACATTTAAAGGACAATTTAAAACGCTGTTTAATGCGGTACAAAATTCTAATAAAAAATCGAAATAA
- a CDS encoding helicase C-terminal domain-containing protein yields MKNKQTYAVVDLETTGTDPLVDRIIQFGCVLIQEGKIISRFATDINPNQAISKQIQQLTGISNSRVQKAPYFEDVALTIYNLLADTVFVAHNIYFDYSFLTQELLRCGTPKLKIPGIDTVELAQIFLPTEKSFRLGDLSESLGLIHDNPHQADSDAQVTAELLLLIEAKMRRLPLITMEAIDRLSQQTGMDTSSYIHHIYEEMKQDIQPLAVEQHVVSGIALRRKEVPLYEEKLYGKPSFPQKKKAKEKIFADKISYRSEQSRMMNLVYDHFTKDENKNLFIEAATGTGKTLGYLFPLSYLATPDNPVIISTVSIVLQNQLTEKDIPLANQLCPKPIQAVIIKSHRHYIDLQRFKATLKNPIQQKQYALYQMGVLVWLVETETGDLDELQLTNFNHIFWRDVAHRGIDFLSDQDSLYQEDFVRFLYKKVKQSNVLIVNHAFLAQETLREVPLLPKSSYLIIDEAHHLPDIAGKIANRQFNYAAFKKQANLYLEEDQLFDQVNQIFKSETQEQRLLRIYSKALNDLVEEFSDLFYEISQLFKNDKQPNLEATLLTKPIFDHLSLNGETSIQKIEILLTEMQEIQNRLRQSIVDELEKYTASERIIFVSLLQFFERIEFLYECFDIYVNEWHPRWIKEYSTTPQGYGLLAINDLEASILPETIWYDRYQRILYTGGTLKFGNDKKYLPNKLGLSDALFKTLPDPYDYEQNARLYIPTEAIAISQANAAEFSAYIASVIQELSQEQDRSILVLFTSHEILSSVYYRLHPQYLNEGRELLAQGISGSREKILKRFAHSKNSILLGADSFWEGVDLPGEALSLLIVTRLPFENPKRPFVKARYDYLEEKGINPFTHEALPKAALRLRQALGRLIRSDGDKGALVVLDRRLVTAKYGKRMLKALPKDLVVKEESIVEITSELKEFLNK; encoded by the coding sequence ATGAAAAATAAGCAGACATACGCAGTAGTTGATTTAGAAACAACTGGGACCGATCCATTGGTTGACCGGATTATTCAATTCGGCTGTGTATTGATCCAAGAAGGAAAAATCATTTCCCGTTTTGCGACTGATATCAATCCTAATCAGGCTATCTCCAAGCAGATCCAGCAGCTTACCGGTATTAGTAATTCTCGTGTACAAAAAGCACCTTATTTTGAGGATGTAGCACTTACGATTTATAATTTGCTAGCAGATACCGTTTTTGTTGCACATAATATCTATTTTGATTATTCCTTTTTAACCCAAGAATTGCTTCGCTGCGGCACGCCTAAATTGAAGATTCCCGGAATTGACACAGTTGAATTAGCTCAGATATTTTTACCGACAGAAAAAAGTTTTCGTTTAGGCGACTTATCTGAAAGTTTAGGTTTGATTCATGATAATCCTCATCAAGCAGATAGTGATGCGCAGGTAACGGCCGAACTTTTGTTATTGATCGAAGCGAAAATGCGCCGTTTGCCGTTGATTACGATGGAAGCAATCGATCGTTTAAGTCAGCAGACAGGAATGGATACGAGTTCTTATATCCATCATATATACGAAGAAATGAAGCAGGATATTCAGCCATTAGCAGTAGAACAGCATGTCGTATCTGGCATTGCTTTGAGAAGAAAAGAAGTTCCGCTTTATGAAGAAAAGTTATATGGAAAACCGAGTTTTCCGCAAAAGAAAAAAGCCAAAGAAAAAATTTTTGCAGATAAAATCAGCTATCGTTCAGAGCAAAGCCGGATGATGAATTTAGTTTATGATCATTTTACGAAGGATGAAAATAAAAATTTATTTATTGAAGCTGCGACAGGAACAGGAAAAACGCTAGGATATTTATTTCCACTAAGCTATTTAGCAACACCAGATAATCCAGTCATTATCAGTACTGTCTCGATCGTTTTGCAAAATCAATTAACAGAAAAAGATATTCCCTTAGCAAATCAGCTTTGCCCTAAACCAATTCAAGCTGTAATCATTAAGAGTCATCGTCATTATATCGATTTACAACGATTTAAAGCGACACTGAAAAATCCGATACAGCAAAAACAATATGCATTGTATCAAATGGGCGTTTTGGTTTGGCTTGTGGAAACAGAGACAGGGGATCTTGATGAACTTCAATTAACGAATTTTAACCACATCTTTTGGCGTGATGTTGCCCATAGAGGAATCGATTTTTTATCTGATCAAGATTCCTTGTATCAAGAAGATTTTGTGCGTTTTCTCTATAAAAAAGTCAAACAAAGCAATGTATTGATCGTCAATCATGCATTTTTGGCACAAGAAACACTTAGAGAAGTGCCACTTTTACCTAAAAGTTCGTATCTGATCATTGATGAAGCACATCATCTACCCGATATAGCTGGGAAGATTGCAAATCGTCAATTTAATTATGCTGCTTTTAAAAAGCAGGCAAATCTTTATCTAGAAGAAGATCAGCTATTTGATCAAGTGAATCAAATTTTTAAATCAGAAACACAAGAACAACGTTTGTTACGGATTTATTCTAAAGCACTGAATGATTTAGTAGAAGAATTTAGTGATTTGTTTTATGAAATAAGTCAACTCTTTAAAAACGATAAGCAACCGAATTTGGAAGCGACGTTATTGACTAAGCCAATTTTTGATCATTTATCATTGAATGGAGAGACTTCGATTCAAAAGATTGAAATCCTTTTAACTGAAATGCAGGAAATCCAAAATAGATTACGGCAGTCAATTGTTGATGAGTTGGAAAAGTATACAGCATCAGAGCGGATTATATTTGTTAGTCTATTGCAATTCTTTGAGCGGATTGAATTTCTATATGAATGTTTTGATATTTATGTTAATGAATGGCATCCTCGCTGGATCAAAGAATACAGTACCACGCCTCAAGGATACGGGTTACTTGCAATCAATGATTTAGAGGCGAGTATTTTGCCTGAGACGATTTGGTATGATCGCTATCAGCGGATTTTATACACGGGTGGAACGTTGAAGTTCGGGAACGATAAGAAGTATTTGCCTAATAAATTAGGCTTGTCGGATGCTTTGTTTAAAACGTTACCTGATCCTTATGACTATGAACAAAATGCTCGCTTGTACATTCCAACAGAAGCTATTGCGATCAGTCAGGCAAATGCTGCAGAATTTTCGGCTTACATTGCGTCTGTGATTCAAGAATTGTCACAAGAACAAGATCGTTCCATCTTGGTTTTATTCACATCACATGAGATATTATCCAGTGTTTATTACCGTTTACATCCGCAATATTTAAATGAAGGAAGAGAGCTTTTAGCTCAAGGAATCAGTGGGAGTCGAGAAAAAATTTTAAAACGTTTCGCTCATTCAAAAAATAGTATCTTATTAGGTGCTGATAGCTTTTGGGAAGGTGTCGATTTGCCTGGAGAAGCATTATCGCTGTTGATCGTGACACGTCTACCATTTGAAAATCCAAAGCGACCTTTTGTCAAAGCACGTTATGACTACCTTGAAGAAAAAGGAATCAACCCCTTTACTCACGAGGCTTTGCCTAAAGCTGCATTACGTTTGCGTCAAGCATTGGGGCGTTTAATTCGTTCTGATGGGGATAAAGGCGCTCTAGTTGTTTTGGACAGGCGTTTGGTGACAGCTAAGTATGGTAAGCGTATGTTAAAAGCTTTGCCGAAAGATTTAGTGGTGAAAGAAGAATCAATAGTAGAAATAACGTCAGAGCTAAAAGAATTTTTAAATAAATAA